A window of the Verrucomicrobiota bacterium genome harbors these coding sequences:
- a CDS encoding HEAT repeat domain-containing protein: MKTTTKVWLGASALLAFVVALIGYKIKTIEPSYQGKSLSEWVGKIDLRTKGDKRKILRSPTNEIGNALRAMGPDSIPFLIAWMDPHPTKVGEWILIFEKKQNLIRISPDLDPLERSEQALYAFNTLGQAAEPAIPQLAALIYETNQANCYLAALAGLGPKSKPLILQALRHTNSIIRKQAVRALDWYDEDPGFAVPSLIQLLRDQHTEVRYASAIELVYLKSQPKTIVPALISALSDHETKVCWEAAWALGEFGTNATEALPVLQQLLTQTNLKQDEKLRLDGIIRRITYGPPPPSP; encoded by the coding sequence ATGAAAACCACGACGAAAGTATGGCTGGGCGCAAGCGCGCTGCTCGCCTTCGTCGTGGCGTTGATCGGCTATAAAATCAAGACCATCGAGCCCAGCTATCAAGGGAAGAGCTTGAGCGAGTGGGTAGGGAAGATTGATCTTCGCACCAAGGGTGACAAAAGAAAAATATTACGCTCGCCGACCAATGAGATCGGTAACGCCTTGCGCGCGATGGGCCCCGATTCCATTCCCTTTTTGATCGCGTGGATGGACCCGCACCCCACCAAGGTAGGCGAGTGGATATTGATATTTGAAAAGAAACAAAATTTAATTCGAATATCTCCTGACTTAGACCCATTGGAAAGAAGCGAACAGGCTTTATATGCCTTTAACACACTGGGGCAAGCCGCTGAACCTGCTATTCCCCAACTTGCGGCGTTAATATATGAAACTAATCAAGCCAACTGCTATCTAGCAGCCTTGGCGGGACTTGGCCCTAAATCCAAACCGCTCATTTTACAGGCATTGCGCCATACAAATAGCATAATTCGGAAGCAAGCAGTTAGGGCGCTTGATTGGTATGATGAAGATCCTGGTTTTGCCGTGCCTTCCTTGATTCAATTGCTACGTGATCAGCATACAGAGGTGCGGTATGCTTCTGCAATTGAACTTGTTTATTTGAAAAGCCAACCGAAAACCATCGTGCCAGCATTGATTAGTGCCTTATCTGACCATGAAACGAAAGTATGTTGGGAAGCGGCATGGGCTCTTGGCGAATTTGGCACTAATGCCACCGAGGCCCTGCCTGTACTGCAGCAACTCTTGACGCAAACAAACCTTAAGCAGGATGAAAAATTGCGATTGGACGGGATAATCAGACGAATAACATACGGGCCTCCACCTCCGAGCCCCTAA
- a CDS encoding DUF5696 domain-containing protein gives MNRKLIRMLGLCLGLAGLAGEAATVSFETPAYQFSINPENGSYEIVDKASAVVWRSNPFQARFGEIALNLNGKVAKFDLARCEVSRAGDGLKLVFKPLTNGPNNWVQVNVSPQLRGQALEFACVLPEPFPLDRLTLLDNALWTTDAEQGYVAVPAREGLLIPANSGLAFNQAFGTSEYEGCHMEMLGVVKQGAAALITWHDPYVRAEVRSSTNQAPWLAGKQALATSLVLRKTAKSLRMQFLGRGDYVTIARAYREIAREKGYLVTWDEKLKGHPERAKLFGAVNAKLWSCLSRSMNDESTQEVSSKVNWTFDEAAQVAEHFKNDLQLDKVFFILGGWIKRGYDNQHPDILPTAPECGGDPAFADASRRILKLGYVYGLHDNYQDMYRDAPSWDTNCIQKNADGSLFKGGKWAGGRAYFTCAQKAVELAKRPQNLTAVKQLSGANAYFIDTTYAVGLQECFDPKHPLTRWDDMKYKQELSDYSRGVFGIFGSECGREWAIPHADFFEGLTGVGGRYYHFHAPGPALETRLGATVIPLFELVYRDCIAMYGKYGYDASQAAEYVLHHILIGRPLHYHSIPSHLYWQEKVDQAKPLGLRPSVASFEATGARQFNITYRWGVEQPVPENWRIFVHFTDAAGNIKFQNDQQPNPALPAWKVGEVTQGPFKVSVPEGMKGSFIVRMGLFRAEAGFPRPALVGAPHGERSVIVGRLLVDAGKLEFQTMAQLPENKVGDPGLFVRADNGWAEGRHTMDRFIKNTYEILSPLYELTARVPMTQHQFLTPDRLVQRSVFGAGAGAVDVVGNKGGPDYRCQTKNFGTVMLPPFGFVIESETFAALCVSEFKGNKYPAPVLFTLRSQDGRPLKESKKLAVFHGFGKSGVETASLFSR, from the coding sequence ATGAATCGCAAATTAATCCGCATGTTGGGGCTTTGCCTTGGCCTGGCCGGTCTGGCCGGGGAGGCCGCCACGGTTTCGTTCGAGACGCCCGCGTACCAGTTCTCCATCAACCCGGAGAACGGCAGTTATGAGATTGTGGACAAGGCTTCCGCCGTGGTGTGGCGGTCCAACCCATTCCAGGCGCGGTTCGGGGAAATCGCGCTGAACCTGAATGGCAAGGTCGCCAAGTTTGATCTCGCCCGGTGCGAGGTGAGCCGCGCGGGCGACGGGCTGAAGCTGGTGTTCAAGCCGCTGACGAATGGCCCCAACAATTGGGTGCAGGTGAATGTGTCCCCGCAATTGCGCGGGCAGGCGCTGGAGTTTGCCTGCGTGTTGCCGGAGCCGTTCCCGCTGGATCGCCTGACGCTGCTGGATAACGCGCTGTGGACGACGGATGCCGAGCAGGGCTACGTGGCGGTGCCCGCCCGCGAGGGGCTGCTGATCCCCGCCAACAGCGGACTGGCGTTCAATCAGGCGTTCGGCACTTCGGAGTACGAGGGCTGCCACATGGAGATGCTGGGGGTGGTAAAGCAGGGCGCGGCGGCGTTGATCACCTGGCACGATCCGTATGTGCGGGCCGAGGTGCGCAGTTCCACGAATCAGGCGCCCTGGCTGGCGGGCAAGCAGGCGTTGGCCACGTCGCTGGTGTTGCGCAAGACCGCCAAATCGCTGCGCATGCAGTTCCTGGGCCGGGGCGATTACGTCACCATCGCCCGGGCGTACCGCGAGATCGCCCGCGAGAAGGGGTATCTGGTCACCTGGGATGAGAAGTTGAAGGGGCACCCGGAGCGCGCCAAGCTGTTCGGCGCGGTCAACGCGAAGTTGTGGAGCTGCCTCTCCCGTTCGATGAACGACGAGAGCACGCAGGAAGTCTCCAGCAAAGTGAATTGGACCTTTGACGAGGCGGCGCAGGTGGCCGAGCATTTCAAGAACGATCTCCAGCTCGACAAGGTGTTCTTCATCCTCGGCGGCTGGATCAAGCGCGGGTACGACAACCAGCATCCGGACATTCTGCCGACCGCGCCGGAGTGCGGCGGTGACCCGGCGTTTGCCGACGCCTCGCGGCGCATCCTCAAGCTGGGGTATGTCTATGGGCTGCATGATAATTATCAGGACATGTACCGCGACGCGCCGTCGTGGGACACCAATTGCATCCAGAAGAACGCCGATGGCTCGCTCTTCAAAGGCGGCAAATGGGCGGGCGGACGCGCGTACTTTACCTGCGCGCAAAAGGCCGTGGAGCTGGCCAAGCGCCCGCAAAACCTCACGGCGGTGAAGCAGCTCTCCGGCGCCAACGCCTATTTCATTGATACCACCTACGCCGTGGGGCTTCAGGAATGCTTTGATCCCAAGCACCCGCTGACGCGTTGGGACGACATGAAATACAAACAGGAGCTTTCCGATTATTCGCGCGGGGTGTTTGGCATCTTCGGCAGCGAGTGCGGCCGCGAATGGGCGATCCCGCACGCGGATTTCTTCGAGGGGCTCACGGGTGTGGGCGGGCGTTACTACCATTTCCACGCGCCGGGGCCGGCGTTGGAGACACGGCTGGGCGCGACGGTGATCCCGCTGTTTGAACTGGTGTACCGCGATTGCATCGCCATGTACGGCAAATACGGTTACGACGCCTCGCAGGCGGCGGAGTACGTGCTGCACCATATCCTCATCGGGCGCCCGCTGCATTATCACAGCATCCCCTCGCACCTGTATTGGCAGGAGAAGGTGGATCAGGCCAAGCCGCTGGGGCTGCGTCCCTCGGTCGCCTCGTTCGAGGCCACGGGGGCGCGCCAATTCAACATCACCTACCGCTGGGGTGTCGAGCAGCCGGTGCCGGAGAACTGGCGCATCTTCGTTCACTTCACGGATGCCGCCGGCAATATCAAATTTCAAAACGATCAGCAGCCGAACCCGGCCCTGCCCGCCTGGAAAGTCGGCGAAGTCACGCAAGGGCCGTTCAAGGTCTCCGTGCCGGAAGGGATGAAAGGCAGCTTCATTGTCCGCATGGGCTTGTTCCGGGCCGAGGCCGGCTTTCCGCGCCCGGCGTTGGTGGGCGCGCCGCATGGCGAGCGCAGCGTGATTGTCGGGCGCTTGCTGGTTGACGCCGGCAAACTCGAATTCCAAACCATGGCCCAACTGCCGGAGAATAAAGTGGGCGATCCCGGCTTATTTGTGCGCGCCGACAATGGCTGGGCCGAAGGCCGACACACGATGGACCGCTTCATCAAGAACACCTACGAAATCCTCTCGCCGCTTTACGAACTGACCGCCCGCGTGCCGATGACACAGCATCAATTCCTCACGCCGGATCGCCTGGTGCAACGCTCGGTGTTTGGCGCGGGTGCCGGAGCCGTGGACGTGGTGGGCAATAAAGGCGGGCCGGACTACCGTTGCCAGACCAAGAACTTCGGCACCGTGATGCTGCCGCCGTTCGGCTTCGTCATCGAGTCGGAAACTTTCGCCGCCCTGTGCGTCTCCGAATTCAAGGGGA